AGCTTCCCTACATATTCTGGACCTCTTCCGTTTGAATCAATCTttaccatttatttattttgactcCATAATCTTTTCCCACTTTTTCTCTTTCTGCTTCTTGCTCATTTCCCCCTCTAAATCCTGCCAATCCCTCTCCTCGTCATCAATGCGCTATTCCGGTTTAACTTGCCATCTCTCCTCCTGCCACCTTTAATGCCCCGTGTTTTTTCTCCTATCTATATTTAGTATTTCCTGCAGGCATACTTGAACAACTTTCCTACCCTTACCACTCTTGAGTTTCCTCTCGAAATTCCAAACTATTTTTCTCTGCCTTATTACCGATTTCTCTCTCCCTGTTTCTTCTCAACATATAACCTGGACAGTTCCTGCTCGCTCCCATAACCTATTGAGAAATCTCTTTTGAATGTTTTCTACCTTTTTGTACTCCTTCCACTGCCAAATCTCCACTCCATAACACATCACTGACCATACAAGTAAATCAAACAACCATATTCTCATCTTACAATcctctttgaattttcttttccCAATCTCCCACACTTGACCCGTTACCTTACTCaaactttccctttttttttACCTGCAGATCATTTTCACCTCCTGCTTCGAAGCAAAATCCTGAATAGAAAAATTCCTCTGCCATTTCCAAAGTTTTCCCATTTATCTTCCATCCATGATTTACTTTATTCTTTCTCTTCCTGAAACAAACTATCTTTTTTCTCGTCACATTCACTGCCAGGTTTTTCCCTCTCCCATACTCTTCGAATCCTTTCATTAGAAAGTTCATTCCACTTGCATTCTCTGCCAAAAGCACCACATCGTCCGCGTACGCTAACGAGTATATACGCTTATTTCCTATTACAGTACTTCCCTTTCCTTTCGTTTTCATTTTCTCTACCAGGTCTGCTAACACTATGTTAAATAACAACGGACTTGGCGGGCACCCTTTCCTGGAACCCCTACCTGTCCAGAACTCCTCTCCTTTCTGCTCCCTGCTCCTCACCCTTGTATTCGTCTCCGTGAAAACGTATCAATCAACTCTTTGTCCGCCTTTCTTTCTTTCATTGCTTCCAATAAAACCTTCCTATTCACCGAATCGAAATCTGCCTTGCAATTTATGAAAAGAGCGACCAATTATCCCTTTTTCTGTCCCAGGTTCCTGTtgactacatttttttcttccatttttttgtaaattttctcaGTTTATCCATTCCCCATTTAcccactttttctttttttcctgttGCCCCCTCCTTCTTTCTTCCTTCTCTTTCCCAATTACCGCACTTCAATGTTACAATGACGTTCGTTGCTATTTCGTTTCCCACTTCGTTTTTTTCCAACAGTTTTCTTATCCTTTCTTCGGCCCGTATGAAGTCTATTACTGTATCCCCTTTTCCCGCAAACGTAATCTCGCCCTCTTCATCCTCATCAAAGTTCCCATTACAAATGAACCATCCTGTTTCTATTAGAATTTCCAACCGCGTCCTACCCTCCTGGTCCACCTGTTGAGGCACGGAACTAAAGGAATGGGCATGAATGATGTTTAATATTGTATGGAGAGGAGAGCGGTGGTCAGAGTTATGAAGAGAAGGAGTAGTGATACCAATATTGAAGAAAGGAAAAGGAAAGGAGGTtgaagattataggggtgtgacgttgatgccaacactgtataaagtatatgtaacttttttgtcGGTGAGATTGCAGAAAGAAGTTGCAGAAAAAAGATAGAGTCACCGAATCaggcagggtttagaaaaggaatgggggatGGTGgataacatatatgttctgaattaTCTATTAAATAACATGATTAAAAGGAAAAAGGAACAATGAttgcaatgttcgtggacttacaGGCAGCGTTTGACtgattagaccgaggcgaaatagaacaAGTTCCGGTGAGAAATGGGATAAGAGAGGAATTAATAAAGAGAGAATCGGACATATTTAGAGACACAAAAAACaggtttaatatatttatatcagaatttgaagaataaatgaggagaaaaggCTGGGGAGGAGTTAGAATatgaaaggaaaagatatatactgGCATACGCGCACGATATAGTGTTGATGACAGAGGCTGAAGAAGAGATGGCGGGCTTAAttgcagaattcatgaaatacttagatgggaaaaagttgaatttaaatttagaatatacAAAGATAATGATATTTAGAAAAGAGGGAGAAACAAAGAATGTACGAGATGGAAGGGAatgaagttagaagaagtaaatgagttgaaatatttaggatatatcttgcaaacgaatggagatcatatagctcatataagagaaaggattaAAAAGGCAGCAGGGGTGATGAAATAGAtatgggaaataggaaaaagaaggttaaaaaaattggagaaggagaatgtggttatttgatattcTGGTATGGCCgctattaggttatggagcagaaatATGGGGATgggaagaaaggaaagatattgagaatttacaagaaaagtaTAAAAGGTGAACATTAGGGACAGACTGGAGgtcgccaggatatatggtgagagaagaatcGCATAGGGATGAGTTAAGTATTatagcgggaaagagggcatggaaatctGAGACGAAGCTGAGGCAGGGAAAGGGAGggaagttggcgagaaagtgtttgatggaggtggAAGAAAGGAGAGGGGAAGCGATGGAATTAACGAGATAGGAAGAAGGAAGGAGGGAGTTTTTTATTGTTAGAAACATAGAAGACGAAActgaagtaaactatgaagaattggaaaaaaggagagggaaagacaattaataggaagtttgaggaatcaaaatacaataaatcccTGTCAGTCCGAAgcaaccgaatggagcctctacaatgtACGCGTAAagacccattgggtccccattcggttactttttataagaagaaaagagaaaacagcaaaatcaacttttaaattgttgaaatttggattctgcgttaaaatttgcattagaaactcacggagtaatcgcaatactttgtcttgtaacattaaaatctttaaaaaataaaatacctgtcatttacattacccgaaggcgccttcaagtgcatcttcttttagtactCGTAGCAGTTAATAAGAGTTCCGTCAGTaagtttaagatttttgtttggatgctagcgccatgcagtggaaacctcagacaacaacgctgcgatgcaagttagggagaagtttatttttaaacttcgctcAACATACTACTTGAACTATTATgtatgcgcttgaagtcaccttcagcagaagttaattacattcttttacatttttaacgctgcaaacagaatattgcgattactccacgagtttctaatagaaaatttaatgtaaaatccgaatttcaacagtctaagagttgaccttgctgttttttttttcagttttttaaaaaggatccgaatagggacccaatggggtctttacgggtactttgcagaggcccCATTCGGTTACTTCGGTCCGTCAGGGATGTTATAAGAGAATAGAAaaggaagaagtacaaaattatttggaaaagggatagggagagagaaggtggaccagaatagcatgATTTCCCTGGcgggccgaaggaaccgaatgaagcctctacaaagtacccgtgaagaccccattggatccccattcgattccttttttaaaaaactcaaaaaatagcaagatcaacttttaaactgttgaaattcggattttacgttaaattttctattagaaactcacggagtaatcgcaagtcttttttttgcagattaaaatttttttttaatgtcattaacttatgctgaaggtgacttcaagcgcatccataatagctcaagtagcatattgcgcgcgaagtttaaaaatcaagttctctctcacttgcatcgcagtgttgtagtctgaggtttccactgcgtggcgctagcatctagaaaaaaatcttaaagttaccgacggaacgtttattaactgctactaaaagaagatataCTTAAAGgtgccttcggcccatgtaaatgacaggtattttattttttaaagtcttgaaCGCTGCAAGATAAAGCatcgcgattactccgtgagtttctaatgcaaattttaacgtagaacccgaatttcaattatttaaaacttaatttggctgttttttgagtttttttcaaaaaggaaccaaATCGGGACCCAAtttggtctttacgggtactttgtacagGTTCCACTCGGTTACTTCGATCCGCCAatgaatgcatgtgaaaaaaaatggcaaaatggaGGTACaggaaaagtgaaagaaaaagataaGGGAAATCGCTTAGATTAGAgtcgtaaagattgtaagtaatggttatgtaatagtgtaagtagactaagatgcgtttgcgttatCACTATGCCTCGCTTACACTCTCAGTTTCGATCACTCGCTCACTCAATCGTTCGCTAACacgtcctaaattgcgctatcgcaggaaatagaaataaggatctagatataagattttatgtTAATAGTTGCAAATAAACGTAAATATTAAGGATAAAACTTTATGAAAATATGTAGGCGGAAAGACTGTAAGGAATGGAAgtaatgtaaacccttaggggacacattatgtgaaaaaaagaagaattaaaaaataattaaattcatatttctaaaatcttctcaTCTGAAAGCTTGAATTTACGAAATTATTATCTTAATTTTACAGTGCTTGGGATTTATTCTAgaagaatttaattcaaaactgttcAATCATAAATCCTTTAAACCAACAATTGTTCAACTATAAAGTCTTCAATTTGATATTCTACGAtatcgaaaaatttaaacaaccatacaatttattcatttaaaattgaaaataatcaatttagaatatttaaatccaaaataattcaatttgaaactaaggtacacaatgtttttaaattttgaacatccaaggactaaatttggacaaccaacataaaatgctcttattgtaatttaaaataaaacagatgttattttgatttgataataataaaaataaataaatacaaaagaaataaaaaagataaggaaAGGGATtcggttggttgccttctcatttttcttctcctctttttcatttttatacagaGGTTTTTTTAATGAGGGTCTTGATATCCGCTAAATTATATTcatggttataaataatatttataaccatgACTTATATTTAGCAATCATTCATGATTCTTTCTTTCGTTGCCTGAGCATCCTAACCTAACCGGTCATTTAACTTAGAGTAAGCCAATCGCGCGAAACCCCCTCAGAGCAACATCGCCAAAACGATTCTTGCTAGTAAACCCCTACTCGCTACGTCGTGAATGGTGCACCGCAGCTGAAGCAAAGCCCATAAAAGTACGATTCGCTAGACCCAGAAGTCAGATCTCCCTGGCTCCTCTGCTCAAATCCTGGCCCGAGCGAAGAAGACCCAAGGCAAGGACCCTCCCCCCAACTGGATCTCAGAACTCCTCGNNNNNNNNNNNNNNNNNNNNNNNNNNNNNNNNNNNNNNNNNNNNNNNNNNNNNNNNNNNNNNNNNNNNNNNNNNNNNNNNNNNNNNNNNNNNNNNNNNNNCCCCCCCCCCCACTATATCTTAAGACTAAGACTCCCAATACCCATTCGGCTAGAATAAGATGCGAATTTCCTCTATAAATAGTATTTGCAATAAATCATCCactttcattttaaagttatttggcTTTTCCTTTTGTAAATTAGTTTCCCTCCCCTATTtagtttaatgtttttaaatcagTCTCAACCTATAGACTGACCTCAATTTGACACCCAAATGTGAGCCCTGAGAGAAAAGTTAACACCAATTTCATCCCATCTTCTGCTCTACACACTCCCCTTATAAACAGTTTTCCCTTCTGCTCAGGGTACGCGTtactcttaacgaaaaaaatctcCTCGCTTCTGGAAGTGAATGAACATCCAATGGTGCCCATGACACAACGAATCGCGAAAAGGACTCGAAAGTCCTTTAATCTGGAGTGTGACTCACAGGAGCAACACCCCTCTGGTATCAATCTCCAAAATCAAGGGGACTCCTTTTAAATAATTCTCCCCAGCTCCTCGGATTTAGATCTTTTGGTGAAGCTACACTGTCAATTACTATGGCCACCTCTACAGGAAATCCATCACCTTTTTGGTAATCAAGGCCCTATGGGTAATCCACGCCTTGAACAAAATACAGGCTCTATGGGCAATAACCCCCTAAGAAGTGTCCAACACCTAGCAGGAAATCCATCATTTTTGGACAATCAAGGCCCTGTAGGTAATCCACGCCTTGAACAAAATCCACACCCTGTGGGAAATAACCCCCTTATAAATGTCCAATACCCAGCAGGAAATCCATCCCTTTTGGACAACCAAGGCCTTGCTGGTAATCCACGCATTGAACAAAATCCAGGACCTGTGGGAAACAACCCCCTTATAAATGTCCAATACCCAGCAGGAAATCCGCCCCTTGGACAAAAATCCAGGCCCTGTGGGAAACCTTCCCCTTTTCTAtaacgcccccccccctccccgctAAAAATCATGGGTATGCTAATCAGGCACCCTACCTAAATCTACAAGCATTGCAGGCATTTCCCCACGCACCTTTCCAGATTTCCAGGGTCGTGATTACGAAGACCCCACTATCTTcctaaatcaaatgaaaaaagattttcacaaCCGGGGAACTCCAGCCAAACAACGGATTACCCTAGTAGCCCAATCCCTAAAAGATACTGCCACGAGATGGTGGGAAATTTACCGCTGTCTCCCCTTTGAATGGGCCAGTTTTAGGGAACTATTCTCACAAAAATGCACACTACTCAGATTTGCCTTGCACACCCCCGCAAAAATAACCGCGTTGTCACGCGAAAGAGTGGCGCCACTGCCGCTCCAAGAGAGTGGGATTTTCCATTGAAGAGTAGTCCCGTAACTGCTCGGAAACCTACACCCATCGCTACCTCAATGCGAGACCTCCAAACCGACCCACGCATTGAGAAAAAATCGAGGCGCCCAATGGATACCCCTGATATCCAGGCCTCAACAAATCATAGGCCCCCAATGGATACCCCTGATATCCAGGCCTCAACAAACCATAGGCCCCCCATGGAAACCCCTGATATCCAGGTCGACCAAAATGAGGACCCTCTTCCTCAAAATCACACACCACTGCCTCGTTAGGCACCCAAGACCCTCTGGTTGATTCTATCCGTCAAAGGGCTGAGAAAGGACTGACCTCAGTCTTCTttattacaataggaacattttatagtggttgtccaaatttggtccctgaattcttagttttattttcaggaattctatacattaactcgATTATTGGAAggtaaataagattttaaatttgatttgaatctaATTTAAATTCAGTCATTTGAAGGCTCTTTTACACTTTTCGTCCAACGGTCGTCGACCGTCCAACATGTCGAAAAATCCACTCACACCTCCGGAAAATTAAGTGAAGTCTAGTAATATTTGAGTAATCTTTCAGTGAGTTTTACAAGATAACTAAAATAATACAAGATCTAACTTCATTTTCCAAAGGTTTAGCTGGATATTCCGATATGTCAGTTGGTCGACGACCGATTGAAGGAAGTTGTAAAAGAGCTTTAAATCTAAAGTACAAAATgaatagaaacaattgtcaagaatataaagttccagtatatgcggcacttcccattctcgacaattgacaaTTGATGTTGATGGAAaagtgtccacgaagctcgtcatccatttcagccagatctttacgCTTGAGAGAAACATtgctgttgatgtttctccgggtcataaaacatcgctcttcctctattggatgcctgcccgcggttgggcttagtgtcgcctctctttctctgttgccggctagttctagctgtggtagagtaggcgttccgcttacatatcccctttttcggagtatttcggcatggtttcgcagacgttgctgcgaaaagtgcaatagctccgagtgtttcccgtaccacagagcatgcagccgtgccatgcaaccccgttcaggggccacactcgcatcgtagcactctagcaagtcgtgatttactcgctccgtccacctaaaggtcccgagatttcgccgatccatcgcatttaatccattttcattagctcccccagccctagagtggtcggcattgttggccgacccattgtcgggagccctgcgcgttctgttgttttgaaccgtactTCCTACaagtatgtttggtgttgtcattgttgttcccacaagaagctagggaaaggggttcgtccatccttgtagagcctcgcatacaaggataaggctgcgtattccgagaggtcgcccggtatcccacagtcaccgttctagacacctcacccaggtgccattcagtttccggcacggtttttacacctaCGCTTgcgggttaattccttcgggaccacctctgGACATTTTGTCCGTgactacctatttatttttgtaaccatattcagcagaaacccttggtacaaggaccctctatccgcatcccgaggacgcgttcggtagcTTTGTCTTAGGCCCTTCGGtatgattctagaggaatcaaaaccaaaccgaatatatatatatgaacaATCAACAATTATTCTTTTGCAATGTCTGTTCATTGTACGGCGTATAGAAACTAAGATTGGTCATAATGATACCAATATTTCCCTGTGTATAGAACTGGTACGTATGTAGTTATTGTAATTATTTAGATTATTCCGTCCCCCAACACTCTGTACAGGTATGAGCAATTCCATGTTAAATCGTCTGAAGAATTTTATCTAAGATTAGtaagttttgatgaaaattctagtatccATTCTCATATGTGTTGAAAAaacaccaaaaataatttttgaaaaattcaaaaaacttaaaattttcaaaattgaaaatattggtcTTTTTTTCTTTGAGCTTTCTCaactttgatcattttaattataataataattgtttttattattcataataagtcgtaggtttgaaatatttttttaaaataaaatttgagaaaccttttagattaaaaaaaaaatgtttaaaaattgattttttatttttttttagatttgttatAAATAGCTTACAATGTGCTCTAAAAGCCCTGTAAATAAAGCTCAGATTCTTGGGCACTGGGCACCCAACGCCACAACCTATGTtcttaattatttctcgaaaaactGTAGGGGATCCATTTTTATATTTACCGAGGTTTAAGCGTACATATTAAACAGATTTATTCAAAACAGTGtgttattatgaataatttaataaaaatacatctcactatatttaaaaccactaaaattatgaaggtTAAAAAAAggagcaaaattttcaattttgattatcTCAtaagttttttgagttttttaaaaattgtgttagagtttttatttcaaaacctaaGAGGACGAATAccacaattttcatcaaaattactaacaatagatGAAATTCTTTAGATTAGTTGGCATGGAATTGCTCATatgtatacatatacatatacatatacacacacacatatatatatacatatatatatatatatatatagatatagatatatatGTATGGTCGGGATAGATACAAACATCGACCGCGCTTGTCAACCAGTGCGGTTCAGTTTGTACCAGCAGAACATTCTCTTTAATCCAAAGCGGCTTTGTTTCTGAACCTATCACAAAGATTCTATCCCTTCCGTGGTTAATTCATGGTCTTCATTGCAGACCTTGAATAGGCAATCCCAATAAACAGGTGAAACTCGTTTTCACATACCTATTCTATATACATAGAACATCTATTCAGCATATTTCGTTCGATCAATTCCGGCATCTGCAGATATTATTTGGCCTTTCGTTTTTATATTTCACTTGAACTTGAAAAATCAAAGACAGCAATAATAGTCATGAGTTCTTTACATCTTTCAGAAggtaagttattattattacgttttgctttttgaaaattattgtttatatatattAAGCCTGATGAAGGtcaatccaaaaaataatgtCTAAATAAATATCTTACAAGTGTATATAATACATAGAATTATCCCATATTGTATTAACAAgcctttttataatttgaagatttttcttttcattagGTTTGACATTACCTAACAcatttttacatactttttacttcaaaatgcaattattccaAAAGATAACtgaattattattgtaaacatgtacaacatatttaaaattatacctatttaaataaaaaatttccaattaacactgaaaataaaaattgttaacaaaataattgtttttttcttatattatacTTTAATAGCCTCTAAATATTATATGATTGGCTTCTCCTTTTACGCTGATTATTTAGATACCAAAAGGTACCATCAGAACGTGATGTCTGCTTGGATATAAcgaaagaatttttctttgctcataaaattaatcaccctagtatatatatatattttttattttgcaaaaatgtttagaGGTTTACTGCAAACGAATGTGATAACATTTTAAAGGAAGTGTTTGctggttttcttaaattttgaatttataaatttcagattGAGAAtctgaatttctttcaaaatttgacatttgGAATGCCTAATGTACAATTTGTAAACCCCGTAGATTAAAGTCGAATTAGCCaagctttttatgttttttttagaatgaattttaaaactgtattgtataattattaatttttttaggttcagAAAAACCAGATTTGGTGGAAGGGAAACCATATCTCTTCAGTATGAAATTTTGCCCATTTGCTCATCGAGCTCGACTTGCACTTTCATACAAGCAAATTCCACACGAGATAATCAACATCAATTTGAAGAACAAACCAAAATGGTACCTTGATGTGAGTTATAAATTcacatttcattttaaagtttagaattattaagtttaagttattaataaataaatcgatTCGAAATCATGTACACTCGCAACAAATATGGAACAAGTAAACtcaaaataaggaaaattaaaactgcaaaaatattttaaatagttcccAGTAATAAAcgttgaatttagaagaattaagaatttattttcctatgaatacgcgattttctctgcgtctaaaaatcctccaacgggAAAAGAAAAATTGGAATTCCTATTCCACTCAATCGATGTAGTTAAATTTAAcagaagcatttatttaacctattgtttattattaaatcgttttataacttaatagttagaaaaatattcaattttatattaataatttatttaaacgtgttaaaaaaaagtattaatgtattaatgtaaaatatgtgaattaaaataattttaactctagagaagagggcttgaattgattagaattaaaatttcaaaacttatattctacatgaaggaattaaaacaatttattagaaatattttgtgaattgattagaaggaattaaataaactcaaaatatgaacactttagcggaatacaagacatctctgtgaggtgtgactatcggtacaattagaaggaattaaatatattgaaacacGTTCTTTTTtagggaataggaacctatgtggcggccgctatggaaatagaaataaattagtttctgatatatcctattcttataatgacattttagacagatggaaaaatcgcgcattcaaaataatagaataatctttacttttacgctgaaatctgaatttttctatattcaacgcttattaccaggttgaaaaatacatttcattttatagctacttgttttaaaatccactaaatgTGCCATTCTTTTTTAGATCCATCCCGAGGGAAAAGTTCCAGCTTTTATTGGTCCAGATGGCAAAGTAGTGGTTGAATCAGATGTCATTGTCAATACTTTAGACGAAATGTATCCGGACCCTCCGCTGTACAACGAAGAAACCAAAAGTCGAGACTTggaattggtaaaaaattttggaaaggtaagtcaaataaagttgaaaattcttagtcAGAACTTTAAATTTCTGactatatttatattaaaatctaataattcctCTTATAGATTATTAACATATTTTCCGACTGTATCCACGGAAGAGACAGTAGACCTCTTGATGAAGTCGTCGCTGAAATATCGAAGCACTTAGAACAATTCGAGGAGGAACTAGAGACTCGAGGAACAGATTTCTTCGGAggtaagttaaatatttaatttaatattaaatgtttattccACAAGTAAAACCATTtcactcaaattaaaaaactgcagGTGATACTCCCGGCATCGTTGACATTATGATCTGGCCCTGGGTTGAACGATCAAAGGCACTCCCGCTAATCTACAAACAACCACTAAGTTTCGAAAAAGAAAAGTTCCCTCTCATAGTAAGTTGGCATTCTGTAGAAAATACCTAATTTCCCAAATAAtctatttgtaaaattataaaaatggtcTTATATCTCTTTTAGATAAAGTGGGTTATGAATATGAAAGCTCAAGACTTCGTAATTGAAAATGCAGGACCAATTGAAAAATTCGCCAAATTGATTCTGTCCATGAAAGAGGGAAACGTCGACTTTGATTCCatctaattaattttctttttcgctCGAAAcatattccaaaaaaaatgtgataaacaaAACCAATAAGTAACAATAAGAATAGAGTTGCACATAGTGCAGAACCATTTGCTTACAGATCTTCCTAAAAAAAAGCACAGAATACTTCTCGCAAATATTCTAAACATATCGAGTTTATTACGAGAATTACAATAATGATAAAGTCGCTGAATACTTCAACCGCGTAAGATACAAAAATGCGTACCTACACTTTGTACAATTCGACAATACAAAAGATTTCCTCTCTCTGTAATCTCTGCCTCTCAACAGGAATATATCAATATAAACATCATCGTCATTCATTCAAAAATCGTAGGATACTCTCCAGCGTTAAGGACgagttacaattaaaattaatatttatattaaaattacaattcgAATTAGGATTCCGCTTTAAATTATGTCGTTGGGAACGAATCTTGTGCTTGTCCATCGGCTTGATCTCAAGAATTGTTGATTTCTTCTATATTCAAGTGCGTGATGAAACGAAGTCGCATTTGAAGAGCTGGCctcaattttcgaataatagaTTCAACGTCAGTCTTCATTGTGTCGCCGACAAACATGTATTTTATGTGATAACTGATATATTAATGATGTATGGAAATCGCGTCAATAAATGATTGtgcctaaaattattgaaaaaattcgttattaCAGCAATTGTTGAAAGAGATTACCTGCATTTGAAGattcacattaatatttaaagtataatggtgttaaaaaaaagtatgtaaaacatttttaaaggacTTGCATAGaatttgactt
The sequence above is drawn from the Belonocnema kinseyi isolate 2016_QV_RU_SX_M_011 chromosome 7, B_treatae_v1, whole genome shotgun sequence genome and encodes:
- the LOC117177371 gene encoding pyrimidodiazepine synthase-like isoform X2 — protein: MTGSEKPDLVEGKPYLFSMKFCPFAHRARLALSYKQIPHEIININLKNKPKWYLDIHPEGKVPAFIGPDGKVVVESDVIVNTLDEMYPDPPLYNEETKSRDLELVKNFGKIINIFSDCIHGRDSRPLDEVVAEISKHLEQFEEELETRGTDFFGGDTPGIVDIMIWPWVERSKALPLIYKQPLSFEKEKFPLIIKWVMNMKAQDFVIENAGPIEKFAKLILSMKEGNVDFDSI
- the LOC117177371 gene encoding pyrimidodiazepine synthase-like isoform X3, with the translated sequence MKFCPFAHRARLALSYKQIPHEIININLKNKPKWYLDIHPEGKVPAFIGPDGKVVVESDVIVNTLDEMYPDPPLYNEETKSRDLELVKNFGKIINIFSDCIHGRDSRPLDEVVAEISKHLEQFEEELETRGTDFFGGDTPGIVDIMIWPWVERSKALPLIYKQPLSFEKEKFPLIIKWVMNMKAQDFVIENAGPIEKFAKLILSMKEGNVDFDSI
- the LOC117177371 gene encoding pyrimidodiazepine synthase-like isoform X1, translated to MSSLHLSEGSEKPDLVEGKPYLFSMKFCPFAHRARLALSYKQIPHEIININLKNKPKWYLDIHPEGKVPAFIGPDGKVVVESDVIVNTLDEMYPDPPLYNEETKSRDLELVKNFGKIINIFSDCIHGRDSRPLDEVVAEISKHLEQFEEELETRGTDFFGGDTPGIVDIMIWPWVERSKALPLIYKQPLSFEKEKFPLIIKWVMNMKAQDFVIENAGPIEKFAKLILSMKEGNVDFDSI